DNA sequence from the Agromyces aureus genome:
GGTACGGCTCGTGCGCGGCGACCGCGACGTGTTCGGACTGCACGGCCGTTCGGCCGAGCAGCGCCTCGCGATCGACCTGCTGCTCGACCCCGAGATCGGCATCCTCTCGCTCGGCGGACGCGCGGGCACCGGCAAGTCGGCACTCGCGCTCTGCGCCGGACTCGAGGCCGTGCTCGAACGTCAGCAGCACAAGAAGATCATGGTGTTCCGTCCGCTCTACGCGGTCGGCGGGCAGGAGCTCGGCTACCTCCCCGGCGACCAGGGCGAGAAGATGAACCCCTGGGGCCAGGCGGTCTTCGACACGCTCGGCTCCGTCGTCTCCGACAACGTGCTCGACGAGGTCGTGGACCGCGGCATCCTCGAGGTGCTGCCGCTGACGCACATCCGCGGCCGGTCGCTGCACGACGCGTTCGTCATCGTCGACGAGGCCCAATCGCTCGAACGCAACGTGCTGCTCACCGTGCTCTCGCGCATCGGACAGAACTCGCGCGTCGTGCTCACCCACGACGTCGCGCAGCGCGACAACCTTCGCGTCGGCCGCCACGACGGCGTCGCGTCGGTCATCGAGACGCTGAAGGGGCACCCGCTGTTCGCGCACATCACGCTCACCCGTTCGGAGCGTTCGGCGATCGCCGCGCTCGTCAGCGAGATGCTCGACGGCAACGAGCTCGCCTAGCGGCGGCCGGTGCGGTGGGCGGGCGTGGCCCTCGGGGTCACGTCCGCCCTCCCGCGCGCCACGGGCGTTCGACGCATCCGGGGCGGGTGGATCGGGCAGCGGATGCGGCGAAGGACCGTGGTGCGAACGGGGACGGCGCGTTCAACCGTAGATCTTCTCGGCGTACGACGGGCCGTAGTACTCCTCGAGCGTCTCGAGGGATTCGCCCGGGCGCTCGAGCGCCTGCGCGATGACCGCACGGCGCGGCGCGGCATCCGGATGCCAGGTCTCGGGAACCCACGCCTGCGATCGCAGGAACGCCTTCGAGCAGTGCGAGAAGACCTCCTCGACGGCGATCTCGACCACCAGACTCGGCACGTGATGGCGCACGCGCATGCGCTCGGCGTACGGCGCGTCGCGCAGGATCCGGGCCGTGCCGTTCACGCGCAGGGTGTCGCCGCGCCCCGGAATCACGAAGACGAGGCCGATGTGCGGGTTCTCGAGCAGGTTGTGGAAGCCGTCGGCCCGTCGGTTGCCCGGTCGCTCGGGGATGGCGATCGTGTGCTCGTCGAGTGCGATCGCGAAGCCCGACGGGTCGCCCTTGGGCGAGACGTCCTGGTTGCCGGCCGCATCGGCCGTCGCCACGAAGCAGAGCGGTGAGGCCTCGAGCCAGAGCCGGTCGATCTCGTGCAGGAACGTGCGGGACTTGTCGCGCGCGGCGGGCAGCGGCAGTCCGACGATCTGCTCGAGTTCTGCGACGGACGTGACGGGCGTGCCTCCATGATCCATACCGCCAACCTACGCCCGGGGATCTGCGCGTGTCGCGGGCCCCACCGTCGGACTCCGGCCAGATCCCGAAAGGTTCCAGCCCGCTCGGACGCCGGAGCTGATGGGACGACGGATGCCTCGGGCCGACGTGCGGCCCGAGGCATCCGGTTCGATCGATTCCGCCCTCGCGGCTACTTCGCCTGGGGCGGGCGGGTCATCGAGAGCAGGTCGAGTGCTGAGTCGAGCTGCGCCTCGGTGAGGTCGCCGCGCTCGACGTAGCCGAGGTCGATGACGGCCTCGCGCACGGTGATGCCCTGCTTGACCGAGTGCTTGGCGATCTTCGCCGCAGCCTCGTAGCCGATGAGCTTGTTGAGCGGCGTCACGATCGACGGCGACATGCCTGCGAGGGCCGTGAGGCGCTCGAGGTTGGCCTCGAGGCCGTCGACGGTCTTGTCGGCGAGCACGCGGGACGCGTTCGAGAGCAGGCGGATCGACTCGAGCAGTGCGGTACCCATGACGGGGATCTGCACGTTGAGCTCGAACGAGCCCGAGGCGCCGGCCCAGGCGACCGTGGCGTCGTTGCCGATGACGCGCGCCGCGACCATGAGCACCGCCTCGGGGATGACCGGGTTGACCTTGCCGGGCATGATCGACGAACCGGGCTGCAGGTCGGGGATGTGGAGTTCGCCGAGACCCGTGTTGGGGCCGGAACCCATCCAGCGGATGTCGTTGCAGATCTTCGTGAGGCTGACGGCGATGGTGCGCAGCGCGCCCGACGCGTCGACCAGGCCGTCGCGGTTGGCCTGCGCCTCGAAGTGGTCGGCCGCCTCGGTGATCGGCAGCTCGGTCTCGCGCTGCAGGATCTCGATGACGAGCTGCGGGAAGCCGGCGGGGGTGTTGATGCCCGTGCCGACGGCGGTGCCGCCGAGCGGAACCTCGGCGACGCGGGGGAGCGCCGTGCGAACGCGCTCGATGCCGAGGCGGACCTGCCGGGCGTAGCCGCCGAACTCCTGGCCGAGCGTGACGGGCGTGGCGTCCATGAGGTGCGTGCGGCCCGACTTGACGACCTCGGCCCAGGCCACGGCCTTGGCCTCGAGGGCGACCGCGAGGTGGTCGAGCGCGGGGATCAGGTCGTCGATGAGCGCCGCGGTGACGGCGATGTGCACCGAGGTCGGGAAGACGTCGTTCGAGGACTGCGACGCGTTGACGTGGTCGTTCGGGTGCACCTCGGCACCGAGCTTGCCCGTCGCGACGGTCGCGAGGACCTCGTTCATGTTCATGTTCGACGACGTGCCGGAACCGGTCTGGTACGTGTCGACCGGGAAGTGCTCGACGAACCCGTGGGTGCCGGCGATGACCTCGTCGGCGGCCGCGACGATCGCGTCGGCGACGGCACCGTCGAGCACGCCGAGTTGGGCGTTGGCCTGCGCGGCCGCCTTCTTGATGCGCGCGAGTGCGGCGATCTGGGCCGGCTCGAGTCCCTTGCCCGAGATGGGGAAGTTCTCGACCGCGCGCTGGGTCTGGGCACGGTACAGCGCGGCCGCGGGAACCCGCACCTCGCCCATCGTGTCGTGTTCGATGCGGTAGTCGGCGGTGTTGTCGACCAAGGTGTTCCTTCCGGTTCGCGTGCCCGTGGACCTCGTGCGGCGGGCGGGATGAGGGTGGCGGATGCCTCGGACGAGTCTGGCCGGGCCGCAGTCCTGACGGCTGTCAGATCTGCCCGACGACGACGTCGGTGTCGACCAGTCCCTCGGCGAGGCGGTAGTTCGCGCCCACGATGGCCAGCGTACCCGCTGCGATCGCGTCGCTGATCATCTCGGATTCCTCGAGCAGGCGGGACACCGACGAGCGCAGGTGCTCACGGCCGACGAACCCGGCGTCGACCTTCGAGGTGTCGATGGGGGCGGCCGGGTCGCCGCCGGCGACGCGCCGCACCGAGGGGATGATGCTCGAGATGAGGCTCGCGATGTGCGGCGGCAGCTGCTCGGCGTCGGCGGTCTGCGACGCGATCGCGGCATTGACCGCGCCGCAGGCGTCGTGGCCGAGCACGATGATGAGCGGCACGTTCAGCACGCCGACGGCGTACTCGAGCGAGCCGACGACCGACGAGGAGATGACCTGGCCGGCGTTGCGCACCACGAACGCGTCGCCGAGGCCGATGTCGAAGATGATCTCGGCCGCGAGGCGCGAGTCGCTGCAGCCGAAGATCGCGACGAGGGGTCGCTGCCCGTCGGCGAGCGAGGCCCGCCGCTCGACGTCTTGATGGGGGTGCTGCGGCTTGCCCGAGACGAAGCGCACGTTGCCGCCGCGCAGTTCACGCCAGGTCTCGGCCGGTGAGGTGGGACGAGCGGGGGATTGGGTCACAGCGGCTCCTCGTGAAGATGCGGGCGGTGCTCAGCGGGTGGTGCGTGGTGCAGTCGTGCAGTCGTGCAGCGTGCAGCGTGCGGCGGTGCGGAGATCGGAAGCGCGGAGCCCGACGGCGCGGCTCACCGCTGCGCCTTCACGGTGTCGGCGATCGCGGCCGCCATGGTCGCGAACTCGGCGTCCGGCGCGGTGCCGATGAGCACGAACGTCGTGCTGCCGGACTCGGTCATGAGGCCGTAGCGGGCGTTGCCGACGTCGTCGGTCGAGTCGCGGTTGTCGTAGATGGTCCAGTCGACGCCGTCGATCTGCACGGTGCCCGTGGCCAGGGTGCGTGCCAGCAGGTCGGACGACCACGTGGCGTTCGCGTCGAGGCCCTGATTCAGCCCGATGAACTCGTCGCTCGGCGTCAGGTAGCCCGTGTACCACGCGGTGATGCCGTCGACCTGGCTGCGGCGCAGCTCGGCGGCGTTCGCGCTCCACCCCTCGGGAAGCTCGGGAACGGCGAGCGGTTCGTCGGTGCCGGCCTGCGCCTGCGCGGCGATGGACGCGACATCCACGTCGGGGTGCATCGGCTCGTTGCTGCGGGGCACGGCGAGCACGATGACGACGACGACGGCGACGCACGCGACGAGCGCGTAGACGAGGTTGCTCACGGTCTTGCGCTCGCGGTACTCGCGGGAGTTCTTCGCCTTGCGGGCCGCCGTCTCCTGCGGCGTCTCGGGCCGGCCGAGCTCGGCGACGACTGGGCCCCGACCGGGTTCGGTCATCGGAGCGCTCCCTCGTCGGATGCCGCGGCGCGGCCGTCCGCGCCCGTCACCGCCGCGGTGCGCGCCGCGTCGAGCCTGGCCTTCGCGCCGACCAGCCAGGCTTCGCAGCGCGCGGCGAGCGCCTCGCCGCGCTCCCAGAGGGCGAGCGAGTGCTCGAGGGTCGCGGACCCCTGCTCGAGCTCGGAGACGACCTGCACGAGTTCGTCGCGCGCCTGCTCGTAGCTCAGCTCGGAGACATCCGTGGTGGGGGGCATGGCCGACATTCTATTCGGCGCCGCTGACAGCTTCGTCTTGGGCGTGCGACGGCGCGAGCCCGTCGTCGAGCGCACCGTCGAGCGCCTCGTCGGGCGCGTGCGGCGTCGCCCCGGCGTCGAGCGCCCCGAGCGAGTCGGCCGCGATCGTGCCGTCGGCGAGCGTCACGGTGAGGCGGGTGGCCGCGGGAGCGCCGGCCGGGCCCCGTACGACGTGCCCGTCGGGCCCCTGCACGATCGCGTAACCGCGGTCGAGGGTCGCCTGCGGCGAGAGCGCCCGCAGGTGCCCGCGGAGCTCGCCGATGCGCGAGGACTGGCGTTCGATGTGGCGATCGACCAGCTCGGACCCCCTGGCCACCCAGCGCGTGAGCTCCTCGGCCCTGCGATCGACGATCCACGCGCCGTCGGCGAGCACCGGGCGCTGGCGCAGGTGCCCGATGCGGTCGATCTCGCGGGCGAGGATCGACGACAGTCGCATGCCGAGCCGGGCGCGCACCTGGTCGACGCGGGCCAGTTCTTCGCCGACATCGGGGATGACGCGCTTCGCGGCATCCGTCGGCGTGGAGGCCCTGAGATCGGCGACCTCGTCGAGCAGCGGACGGTCGGCCTCGTGCCCGATCGCCGAGACGATCGGCGTGGTCGCCGCCGCTGCGGCGCGCACCACGCGCTCGTCGCTGAAGCCGAGCAGGTTCTGGAAGTCGCCGCCGCCTCTCGCGATGATGATGACCTCGACCTCGGGGTCGGCATCGAGCTTCTGGATCGCCGCGACGACCTCGGCGGGGGTGCGATCGCCCTGCACGGTCGCATAGGCCGTGCGGAACTCGACCGCGGGCCAGCGCAGGCGGGCGTTGCGCAGGACGTCCTTCTCGGCGTCGCTGTCGCGGCCCGTGATGAGGCCCACCACACCGGGCAGGAACGGCAGCGGTCGCTTGCGGGATGCCGCGAACAGGCCCTCTGCGGCCAGGGTCGCACGGAGGCGCTCGAGGCGCTCGAGCAGGTCGCCGAGTCCGACGTGCTTCATGTCATACACCTGGAACGAGAGCGAGCCGCCCTTGACCCACCAGGTGGGCTTGACGAGCAGCACGGCGTGATCGCCCTGCTTGAACTGCTCGGTGAGCTTGGCCTTCACCGACGACCACATGGTGAACGAGATCGTGGCGTCGGCCTCGAGGTCCTTCAGCTTGCCGTAGACGTTGCCGCCCGAGCCGCCCCACTGCGTGATCTCGCCCTCGACCCAGACCATGCCGAGCCGCTCGATCCAGTCCTTGAGCTTGCCCGAGAGTGTGGAGACCGGCCACGGGGCATCCCGCGTCGCCGTGGCATCCGTCATCGTGCGCTCCTCAGGTTCGTGCTCGGATCGTGCTCGGGCCGTGCTCGGGCCGTGCTCGGTTCGTGCGCTTCGGGCGAGCGGACCGGTCGCGGTCGGCGGTCGCCCGGCCGTGCGCACGTAGACTGGCGTGGTGACGACCACCACCCCCAGAATCGGCCTCGGCATGCCTCGCGTGCCCGGCCTGCGCGGCCGGCTCAAGGATATCCCCGTCCTCGGACAGAAGCGCGTGCTGCTCGCCGCCCCTCGCGGATACTGCGCGGGCGTCGACCGCGCCGTGATCGCCGTCGAGAAGGCCCTCGAGCACTACGGCGCCCCGGTGTACGTGCGCAAGCAGATCGTGCACAACATCCACGTCGTGACCGAGCTCGAGGCCAAGGGCGCGATCTTCGTCGACGAGGTCGACGAGGTGCCCGAAGGCGCCCACATCGTCTTCAGCGCCCACGGCGTCTCGCCGGCGGTCGTGAACGAGGCCGCCGACCGTGGACTGCACGCGATCGACGCGACCTGCCCGCTGGTCACGAAGGTGCACCGCGAGGCCGTGCGCTTCGCCCGCGACGACTTCGAGATCCTGCTCATCGGCCACGAGGGCCACGAAGAGGTCGAGGGCACGGCGGGCGAGGCGCCCGACCACGTCACGATCGTGAACAGCCCCGACGACGTGCCGAACATCGACGTGCGCGACCCCGACAAGGTCGTGTGGCTGTCGCAGACGACGCTCTCGGTCGACGAGACCATGGAGACCGTGCGCCGCCTGCGCGAGCGGTTCCCGAACCTCGCCGATCCGCCCAGCGACGACATCTGCTACGCCACCCAGAACCGCCAGGTCGCGATCAAGAAGGTCGCGCAGGATGCCGAGCTCGTGATCGTGGTCGGCTCGGCGAACTCCTCGAACAGTGTTCGCCTCGTCGAGGTCGCCCTCGAGTACGGCGCGAAGGCGGCCTACCGAGTCGACTACGCGAGCGAGGTCAAGCAGGAATGGCTCGACGGCGTCGCGACCGTCGGCGTCACGAGCGGCGCCTCCGTTCCCGAGGAGCTCGTGCACGAGCTGCTCGAGGCACTGGCGGATGCCGGCTACGGCGACGTCAGCGAGGTGAAGACCGCCGAAGAGGACCTGATGTTCTCGCTCCCGAAGGAGCTGCGCCGCGATCTCGCCGGCAACCGCGAGGAGCGCGCGCTCGGCGGGCGCACCCGCACGGCACCGTCGGCCTGACCGACGGCGACGACCGAGACTCCGACGCCCGCGGCAGCTGCGTTCTGCCGCGGGCGTCGTGCTGTCCGGATGGGGCGCGGAGCCCAACGGCCTCGGTGGCGAGGCTCGGAGCCCTACGGCCTCGGTGGCGAGGCTCGGAGCCATGGCGCCTCCGACCCTGCGGCCTCCGACCCTGCGGCCTAGACGTTCGCGGCGCTGAGCGAGGCCAGGAAGTCGGGGTCGCTCGCGAACACGAGCATGCCGATGATCGTCACGACGAAGAACGCGACGACGCCCGCGACGAGCGGGATCCACCACGAGAGCCGTCCGGCGCGCAGTCGTGCGCGCGACCAGAGCAGGGCACCGATCCAGAGGACGATCTGGAGCACCACGCCGGTCGCGATGATCGACGGCACCGCGGGGCCGGGCGTGAACGTGGTCGGCCCGTCGAGGCCGAGCATCTGCGACGAGAGCTTCGCCGATTCGAGCGCCGTCGCGGGAAGCTGCACGAGCGCCACGATGTTGTAGATCAGGCCGAACACGCCGAAGACGAGCAGCGCGATGGTCCAGAGGCGGTCCCGCGCCGGGGCTGCAGCGTTCGGCCGCCCCGCGACGGGTGCCGGGGCGGGCGCGACGGCGGAGGCCGCGGACGGCCCGGTCGCCTCGGCGTCGGCCGCGGCATCCGGAACCGCGTTCGGGTCGACGGGCGGCTGCCAGGTCCACCCTTCGGGCGCGTATTCGCCGTACCGCGGACGAGGCCGCTCGTCGATCGGGGGAGTCGTGGGCGAATCCTGCCCTGCGGCTCCGGTCGTGCGAGCGGCCTCGTCGTGCGTCATGCGATCGCGCCTTACGCCGAGATGGAGTTGCCGGCGGAGCCGAGCTGACGGGTCGACTCGACGACGCGAGCGGCCATGGCGGTCTCGGCGACCTTGCCCCAGGCGCGGGGGTCGTAGAGCTTCTTGTTGCCCACGCCGCCGTCGACCTTCAGCACGCCGTCGTAGTTCTTGAACATGTAGTCGGCGATCGCACGCGTGTAGGCGTACTGCGTGTCGGTGTCGATGTTCATCTTCACGACGCCGTTCGCGACGGCCTCGGCGATCTCGGCGTCGGTCGAGCCGGAGCCGCCGTGGAAGACGAGGTCGAGCGGCTTCGGGCCGGTGCCGTACTTGGCCTGCAGGCCGTCCTGGATGTCCTTGAGCAGCGACGGACGCAGCTTGACGTTGCCGGGCGCGTAGACGCCGTGCACGTTGCCGAACGTGAGGGCGGCCATGTAGCGGCCCTGCTCGCCGAGGCCGAGGGCCTCGACGGTCGAGATCGCGTCGTCGAGCGTCGTGTAGAGCGCCTCGTTCGAGCCCTCGTGCTTCACGCCGTCCTCTTCGCCGCCGACGACGCCGATCTCGACCTCGAGGATCGCGTTGATCGCCTTCATACGGGGGAGGATCTGCTGCGCGATCTCGAGGTTCTCGGCGAGCGGCACGGCCGAGCCGTCCCACATGTGCGACTGGAAGATCGGGTTGCCGCCGGCCTTCACGGCCTCTTCGGATGCCGCGAGCAGCGGGAACACGAAGTCCTCGAGCGCGGGCTTCGGGCAGTGGTCGGTGTGCAGCGCGACCGTGACGGGGTAGCTCTTCGCGATCTCGTGCGCGGCCGCGGCGAAGGCGAGGGCGCCCGTGGCGCGGGCCTTGACGGTGTGGCCGGCGAAGTAGTCGGCGCCGCCGGTCGTGACCTGGATGATGCCGTCGGAGCCGGCCTCGGTGAGGCCCTGCAGCACCGCGTTGAGGGTCTGCGTCGACGAGACGTTGAACGCCGGGAAGGCGAACGCCTTCGCCTTGGCGGTGTCGAGCATCTGTGCGTACTGCTCGGGGGTGGCGATGGGCATGGCGCTCCTTCGGAAGGCAACAGGATTCACTGCGAGTCTACCGAGGTCGCGAGGAGTGCTCACGTGCGTTGCGCGGGGTGCGGATGCCGCGGGCTGGGCGATGATGGGTCGGTGACCCGGTTCCCCGCGCCCTCGCCGTTCGACCCCGCCGTGCGCGAGGCGCTGCTCCTGGCCGTGCGGGCCGCCTCCACCGCGGCTCGCCCGCTCGTGGGCGGCGGCGACGGCGATGCGGTCGACGCCGCGGCCGTCGATGCGCTGCGCATCGCCCTCGCCGTCGTGCCGGCCGACATCCGGGTGGTCTCGGGCGAGGGCGAGAAGGACGACGCGCCGATGCTGCATCCGGGCGAGTGGTTCGGCACCGGCGCGGGCCCGGCCCTCGATCTCGTGGTCGACCCCGTCGACGGCACGCGTCTCGCGGCGGCCGGGCGCCCGGGTGCCATGGCGATCCTCGCCGTGGCGCCGCGCGGCTCGTACGCCGACCCCGGTCCGGCGTTCTACCTCGACAAGCTCGTACATGCGCGGCCTGAGCGGTCTGCGGGCGGCACGAGCACGGACCCGGGCCTCGCGCTCGACCTCTCCGTCGAGGAGAACCTCGCACGGCTCGCCGCCGCGCACGGCCGGCCGGTGTCGACCCTGCGCGTCGCGGTGCAACGACGCCCCCGCAACGCGGCCGTCGCCGACGCCGTGCGCGCGGCGGGCGCGAGCCTGCACGAGTTCGAGCACGGCGACATCGAACGCGTCGCGCACGCGGCCGCGCCCGGCGGCGACCTCGACCTGCTGCTCGGCATCGGCGGTGCTCCGGAGGGGCTGCTCGAGGCGGCGCTCGTGCGCGCGCACGGCGGGGTCATGCTCGCTCGGTTCGCGCCGCAGTCGCCCGACGAGCAGGCGCGCGTCACGGGCTTCGGGGCAGGCTTGGCCGAGCACGCCGTCGAGCGCGGGTTCACCGCAGCCGCGGGGGTCGAGCTCGCCGGGCTGTGCGCGGCATCCGCCCTCGTCGTGATCTCGCCCGTGACCGCGTGCGCCCTCGCACCGGCTCGTGCCCATCTCGTGCTCGTCGACCGAGCCATTCGCGGCCTGGTGACCGCGGCCTTGACTCCCGGTTAAGAATCGAGGTTCTTTCAGCGCACGTTCGTGCAGAACCCCTCGGAATCGGCACCTGCGTGCCTAGGCTTGAAGTCGAGCGCACACGGATCCTCGGCTCGCGAGGGGCTACCAGGGCCGGGCGCACGAACCGGAGGACCACCCGATGATGATGACCCCTGCCGACGACAGCCTCTATCTCCACCCCGATCGCAACATCGCGCTCGAGCTCGTGCGGGCCACCGAGGCCGCGGCGATCCGCTCCTACCCGTGGATCGGCCGGGGCGACAAGCTCGGCGCCGACGGTGCGGCGGTCGACGCGATGCGGGCCTTCCTCGGCACGGTGAACTTCGACGGCGTCGTCGTCATCGGCGAGGGCGAGAAGGACGCCGCCCCCATGCTCTTCAACGGCGAGCGCGTCGGCACGGGCCGCGGCCCCGCCTGCGACATCGCGGTCGACCCGATCGACGGCACCTCGCTCACGGCCGCGGGCCGCCACAACGCCCTGTCGGTCATCGCGGTCGCCGATCGCGGCACCATGCTCGACGCGTCGTCGGTGTTCTACATGGACAAGATCGTGACGGATGCCACGGGCATCGGCGTCGTCGACATCCGCCGCCCGATCGGCGAGAACCTGCGCGCGCTCGCCGCGGCGAAGGGCAAGGAGGTCGGCGAGCTGCGCGTCGCCGTGCTGAACCGCGAACGCCACGAGCAGCTCATCGCCGACATCCGCGAGGCGGGCGCCGGAACGCGCCTCATGAGCGACGGCGACGTCGCCGGCGGCATCAACGCCGCGCGGTACGAGTCGCGCATCGACATGTGCGTCGGCATCGGCGGCAGCCCAGAGGGCATCACCACCGCGTGCGCGATCAAGGCGCTCGGCGGGTTCATGCAGGGGGTCCTCGCGCCGAAGGACGACGCGGAGCGCGCTCGCGGCGAGGCCGCCGGACTCGACTGCGACCGGGTGTACGAGCTCGACGAACTCGTGCGCGGCGACAACACCTTCTTCGTCGCCACCGGCGTCACCGACGGCGAACTCCTCGAAGGCGTGCGCAAGAAGGGCCCGATCATCCGCACCGAGTCGATCGTGCTGCGCGGCAAGTCGGGCACCATCCGCCGCATCGTCGCCGACCACCTCGTGGAGAAGTGGCTGCACGACACCGACCGTTGACCGTCCGACGGTCGCGGCGCGCCACGGCGGCGCCGACAATGGAGGCATGAGCGACCGTTCCACGCTGCCGCGCGCCCTGCGCCCCTTCGGCATCGCGCAGTACCGCCTGCTCGCGCTCGCCCTCGCGGCGTCGCTGCTGTCGGCGGGCGCGTGGCTCGTCGCGGCGGTCTGGCAGGTCGTCGAACTCGGCGGCACGCCCATCGACCTCTCGCTGGTGGCGGTCGGGTCGAGCCTCGGGCTCGTGCTCGCAGTGCTCATCGGCGGGGTCGCGGCCGACCGGATCCCGCAGCGCCGCATCCTCATCACGGTCGAGGTCGTGCGCGGACTCGCGTTCGCGGTCGCGGCGGTGCTCGCCGCGACCGGCGTCATCGAGGTCTGGCACATCGCCGTGATCTCGTTCGTGCTCGGCCTCGCCGACGGCTTCTTCTACCCCGCCTACTCGGCGTGGCTGCCGGCACTCCTGCCCGCATCGCAACTGCTCGCCGCGAACGGCATCGAGGGCGTGCTGCGCCCCGCCGTCATGCAGGCGGCCGGCCCGGCGCTCGCGAGCGCGTTCATCGCGCTGCAGGGGCCGTGGTTGGCGTTCGCGGCCGTCGCGGTCATGCAGGTCGTCGCCGCCGTCGTGCTCGCGTTCATGCGCACGACGCCCGTGCGCCGCGACCCCAACGAGGTCGTGCGTCACCCGGTGCGCCAGTCGATCATCGACCTGCGCGACGGATTCCGGTACCTGGTCCGCACGAAGTGGCTGCTCGCCACGCTCGTCTTCTCGATCGTGCTGGTGTTCCTCATCATGGGGCCGATCGAGGTGCTGCTGCCGTTCGCGGTCAAGGACCAGACGGGCGGCGGTGCCGGCGCGTTCGCGCTCGCGCTCGCCGCGTTCGGCGTGGGCGGTGCGGTCGGCTCGCTCTCGGTCGCGTCGTTCCGCCTGCCGCGGCGCTACCTCACGCTGATGATCCTCGCGTGGGGCGTCGGATGTCTCCCGCTCGCGATCATCGGATACACCTCGCAGCTCTGGGTGATGGTGATCGCCCTGTTCCTGGTCGGGGTGCTCTTCGACGGCGCGCAGGTGGTGTGGGGCACGCTGCTGCAGCGCCGGGTGCCGCCCTCGATGCTCGGACGGGTCTCGAGCCTCGACTTCTTCGTCTCGCTCGCCCTGATGCCCGTGTCGATGGCCGTCGCCGGTCCGGTCGGCGAGGCGATCGGCCTCGCGCCCGCGTTCCTCATCGCCGGACTCGTGCCGCCGCTCGTCGCGTTCGCGACGCTGGCGATCGCCCGACTCGGATCGGACGAGCTCGCGCACCCGCTCGACTCGTCGCCGCCGACCGACGCGGTGGCCGTCGTCACCGGAGCCGAGGCGGCGGCCGGGTTCGCGGCGCCCGCCGACGAGCGGCATCCGCGCGCATCCGACGGCGACGCAGCGCGCGACTGACCGTCCGATCGCCGTCGCACCGGCCCTCGACGCGGCGCGTCTCGTGTGCGAGGGTGGGCGCGGAGAAGGAGGATCTCATGGTGGAGATCAGCGACGCGTTCCCGGGGTTCAGCGTCAATGACGTCGAAGCGGCGAGGGTGTTCTACGGCGAGGTGCTCGGGCTGTCCGTGTCGGAGTCGATGGGCGGGCTGCAGTTCACGCTGCCATCGGACCAGGGCGTCTTCGTCTACCCGAAGGACGACCACCAGCCAGCGTCGTTCACGATCCTGAACTTCGTGGTGCCCGACATCGGGCAGGCGGTCGACGACCTCAACACGGCGGGGGTCGTGACGAAGATCTACACCGACCCGCATGCGTTCGGCACCGATGAGCGCGGCATCGCCTGGGGCTCGCGCACGGGTCAGGGGCCGGACATCTGCTGGTTCAGGGACCCCTCGGGCAATGTGCTGAGCCTGATCCAGGGCTGAGGTCCTGAAGACCTCGAGTCCTCCGACGAGGAACTCGTGGATCTCAGTGCCAGCCCTCAGTCGGGCGGCCGCGATCAGGCGTAGACCGGTCGCATGTTGGGACAGAAACTGAACTCGCCATGGGCGTCGAGCGAGGGCGTGTACACCCACACGTGGACCTACCAGGTCACGCACCCGGGGCGCACGATCGTCGAGGTCGCCCTCACCTCGGTCAACAGCATCGACGATGACGACGGCACGTTCGCGCGCTTCGGCGTCTCGCAGATCGTGAGCGATTCGGGCGTCGAGAACTTCGGCGACGACGGACCGCCGGTGGTCGCGCGCGACGGCGTGACGAGCGTCAGCGTGCGGATGTTCGTCTTCAACTCGTACGCTCGCGGCCGTGTGTCGCGGAACTTCTGGTGAGGAGCCGACCGATGTTCGATGAGACTGCAAGCAGCGACGACGCCGTCACGCGCCAGCGCACGAGCGTGCTGTTCGATCCGGAGACCGGACGAGCGGTGTACGGCCACACCTTCGTCGGCGAGGACGACGAGTGGTCGGCCCCGGAGGGCGAGCGGGCTCGCCGG
Encoded proteins:
- a CDS encoding exodeoxyribonuclease VII small subunit, with the protein product MSAMPPTTDVSELSYEQARDELVQVVSELEQGSATLEHSLALWERGEALAARCEAWLVGAKARLDAARTAAVTGADGRAAASDEGALR
- a CDS encoding carbonic anhydrase, whose protein sequence is MTQSPARPTSPAETWRELRGGNVRFVSGKPQHPHQDVERRASLADGQRPLVAIFGCSDSRLAAEIIFDIGLGDAFVVRNAGQVISSSVVGSLEYAVGVLNVPLIIVLGHDACGAVNAAIASQTADAEQLPPHIASLISSIIPSVRRVAGGDPAAPIDTSKVDAGFVGREHLRSSVSRLLEESEMISDAIAAGTLAIVGANYRLAEGLVDTDVVVGQI
- a CDS encoding DUF4245 domain-containing protein, encoding MTEPGRGPVVAELGRPETPQETAARKAKNSREYRERKTVSNLVYALVACVAVVVVIVLAVPRSNEPMHPDVDVASIAAQAQAGTDEPLAVPELPEGWSANAAELRRSQVDGITAWYTGYLTPSDEFIGLNQGLDANATWSSDLLARTLATGTVQIDGVDWTIYDNRDSTDDVGNARYGLMTESGSTTFVLIGTAPDAEFATMAAAIADTVKAQR
- a CDS encoding MSMEG_1061 family FMN-dependent PPOX-type flavoprotein encodes the protein MDHGGTPVTSVAELEQIVGLPLPAARDKSRTFLHEIDRLWLEASPLCFVATADAAGNQDVSPKGDPSGFAIALDEHTIAIPERPGNRRADGFHNLLENPHIGLVFVIPGRGDTLRVNGTARILRDAPYAERMRVRHHVPSLVVEIAVEEVFSHCSKAFLRSQAWVPETWHPDAAPRRAVIAQALERPGESLETLEEYYGPSYAEKIYG
- a CDS encoding class II fumarate hydratase, giving the protein MGEVRVPAAALYRAQTQRAVENFPISGKGLEPAQIAALARIKKAAAQANAQLGVLDGAVADAIVAAADEVIAGTHGFVEHFPVDTYQTGSGTSSNMNMNEVLATVATGKLGAEVHPNDHVNASQSSNDVFPTSVHIAVTAALIDDLIPALDHLAVALEAKAVAWAEVVKSGRTHLMDATPVTLGQEFGGYARQVRLGIERVRTALPRVAEVPLGGTAVGTGINTPAGFPQLVIEILQRETELPITEAADHFEAQANRDGLVDASGALRTIAVSLTKICNDIRWMGSGPNTGLGELHIPDLQPGSSIMPGKVNPVIPEAVLMVAARVIGNDATVAWAGASGSFELNVQIPVMGTALLESIRLLSNASRVLADKTVDGLEANLERLTALAGMSPSIVTPLNKLIGYEAAAKIAKHSVKQGITVREAVIDLGYVERGDLTEAQLDSALDLLSMTRPPQAK
- the xseA gene encoding exodeoxyribonuclease VII large subunit, giving the protein MTDATATRDAPWPVSTLSGKLKDWIERLGMVWVEGEITQWGGSGGNVYGKLKDLEADATISFTMWSSVKAKLTEQFKQGDHAVLLVKPTWWVKGGSLSFQVYDMKHVGLGDLLERLERLRATLAAEGLFAASRKRPLPFLPGVVGLITGRDSDAEKDVLRNARLRWPAVEFRTAYATVQGDRTPAEVVAAIQKLDADPEVEVIIIARGGGDFQNLLGFSDERVVRAAAAATTPIVSAIGHEADRPLLDEVADLRASTPTDAAKRVIPDVGEELARVDQVRARLGMRLSSILAREIDRIGHLRQRPVLADGAWIVDRRAEELTRWVARGSELVDRHIERQSSRIGELRGHLRALSPQATLDRGYAIVQGPDGHVVRGPAGAPAATRLTVTLADGTIAADSLGALDAGATPHAPDEALDGALDDGLAPSHAQDEAVSGAE